One Mugil cephalus isolate CIBA_MC_2020 chromosome 8, CIBA_Mcephalus_1.1, whole genome shotgun sequence genomic window carries:
- the ank1a gene encoding ankyrin-1a isoform X19: protein MAQAAKHLRKNKDLEAQLEQERKEKEEERVKKRSRSRDKKRKAHAVHRWLIDQDSSVSSEMPDGQGVWHYDDEADAGNSFLRAARSGNLDKALDHIKNGIDINTANQNGLNGLHLASKEGHVKMVLELLHNGIVLETTTKKGNTALHIAALAGQEQVVTELVNYGANVNAQSQKGFTPLYMAAQENHLEVVKFLLENGANQSIPTEDGFTPLAVALQQGHENVVALLINYGTKGKVRLPALHIAARNDDTRTAAVLLQNDPNPDVLSKTGFTPLHIAAHYENLNVAQLLLNRGANVNFTPKNGITPLHIASRRGNVIMVRLLLDRGAQIDAKTKDELTPLHCAARNGHVRIIEILLDHGAPIQAKTKNGLSPIHMAAQGDHMDCVKQLLQYNAEIDDITLDHLTPLHVAAHCGHHRMAKTLLDKGAKPNSRALNGFTPLHIACKKNHLRVMDLLLKHSASLEAVTESGLTPLHVASFMGHLNIVKILLQKGASPSASNVKVETPLHMASRAGHFEVAEFLLQNSSPVDAKAKDDQTPLHCASRMGHKELVKLLLEHKANPNSTTTAGHTPLHIAAREGHVQTVRILLDMEAQQTKMTKKGFTPLHVASKYGKVDVAELLLERGANPNAAGKNGLTPLHVAVHHNNLDVVNLLVSKGGSPHSAARNGYTALHIASKQNQVEVANSLLQYGASANAESLQGVTPLHLASQEGRPDMVSLLISKQANVNLGNKSGLTPLHLVAQEGHVGIADILVKQGASVYAATRMGYTPLHVACHYGNIKMVKFLLQQQANVNSKTRLGYTPLHQAAQQGHTDIVTLLLKHGAQPNETTTHGTSALAIAKRLGYISVIDVLKLVTEETVSMTTTEKHRMSFPETVDEILDVSEDEGIAQLTLGEELLGTEGARYMKMDDMKDHDDDFLSPKKSLEYERGLGTANYSPAIPRIPRVSPETIILKEHEMDQQHTPLPLPKEYDEDSLIPSSPATETSDNVSPVASPIHTGFLVSFMVDARGGSMRGSRHNGLRVIIPPRTCAAPTRITCRLVKPQKLTSPPPLVEGEGLASRIISLGPAGMQFLGPVIVEIPHFAALGHGDRELVILRSENGSVWKEHRNRYGDEVLETILNGMDEDLESQEELGKKRIRRIISTDFPLYFAVVSRVQQESDLIGPEGGSLTSKLVPMVQASFPETAVTKRVRLGLQAQPVPDELVAKLLGNQANFSPVVTVEPRRRKFHRPIGLRIPLPPSWRESPRDSGEGDTTSLRLLCSVIGGTAPAQWEDITGTTKLVYANECASFTTNVSARFWLADCPRTAEAVSFANLLYKELSAVPYMAKFVVFAKMNELREGRLRCYCMTDDKMDKTLEQHENFTEVARSRDIEVMEGMPLHLECSGNLVPVRKATQQPRCFSFQAFRDNRLPVSVKVRDSSKEPTGFLSFLRKTTKYEDSQHVLCNLNITMPPCIKIIGSEDRRRTLTPLALRERYSALNEPAMASMSAMERTELKMAVIAEQLGLSWAELARELQLSVDDINKIRVENPNSLLEQSSALLNLWATREGKRAKMESLYTALKSIDRMDIINMLEGQPPQPVRQGSRDMSRRRNNERDHLSPGMTNDFHCSSLSVFACGHWDEGQ, encoded by the exons GCAGATGCTGGCAACAGTTTTCTACGAGCGGCCCGGTCTGGCAACTTGGACAAGGCCTTGGACCATATCAAAAATGGCATTGACATAAATACAGCCAATCAG AATGGGCTCAATGGGCTGCATCTGGCCTCAAAAGAAGGCCATGTCAAGATGGTACTGGAGCTACTCCACAATGGAATCGTACTGGAGACCACCACAAAG AAAGGGAACACAGCCCTGCACATTGCTGCCCTGGCAGGACAGGAGCAGGTGGTCACAGAGCTGGTTAACTACGGGGCCAATGTCAACGCTCAGTCCCAG AAGGGTTTCACTCCACTCTACATGGCTGCACAAGAGAACCATCTAGAGGTTGTGAAGTTTCTTTTGGAGAACGGAGCCAATCAGAGCATTCCAACTGAG GACGGATTCACTCCCCTCGCTGTGGCTCTTCAGCAGGGACATGAAAATGTTGTAGCCCTGCTCATCAACTATGGCACCAAGGGGAAGGTCCGCCTGCCTGCGCTGCACATCGCAGCACGCAACGATGACACACGCACAGCCGCAGTGCTTTTGCAGAACGACCCCAACCCTGATGTACTCAGCAag ACTGGATTCACGCCCCTCCACATTGCTGCACACTATGAAAACTTGAACGTAGCACAACTGCTGCTCAATAGAGGAGCCAATGTCAACTTCACCCCAAAG aATGGCATCACTCCTCTGCACATCGCATCCAGACGGGGAAACGTGATCATGGTTCGACTCCTGCTGGACAGAGGGGCGCAGATTGATGCCAAGACCAAG GATGAGCTGACTCCTCTGCACTGTGCAGCCAGAAATGGTCATGTCAGAATTATAGAAATCCTACTGGACCATGGAGCGCCGATCCAAGCCAAGACCAAG aatgGCTTGTCTCCAATCCACATGGCAGCGCAGGGGGACCACATGGACTGCGTCAAACAACTTCTGCAATACAACGCAGAGATTGACGACATCACATTGGACCACCTCACCCCTCTGCATGTGGCAGCACATTGCGGTCACCACCGCATGGCCAAAACACTGCTGGACAAAGGGGCCAAACCCAACTCTCGGGCTCTG AATGGTTTCACTCCTTTACACATTGCTTGCAAGAAGAACCACTTGCGTGTGATGGACCTTCTGCTCAAACACTCTGCTTCATTAGAGGCTGTGACTGAG TCTGGCCTGACCCCTTTGCATGTGGCATCATTTATGGGTCACCTCAACATTGTAAAAATTCTGCTGCAGAAAGGAGCTTCCCCCAGCGCCTCCAATGTG AAAGTGGAAACTCCTCTCCATATGGCATCTCGGGCGGGACACTTTGAGGTGGCAGAGTTTTTATTGCAGAATTCGTCACCAGTGGACGCCAAGGCCAAG GACGACCAAACACCTCTGCATTGCGCCTCTCGAATGGGTCACAAGGAACTAGTGAAGCTTCTCCTGGAGCACAAGGCCAATCCCAACTCCACCACCACAGCAGGACACACACCTCTGCACATTGCTGCCCGGGAAGGTCATGTACAAACAGTACGCATTCTCCTGGACATGGAGGCTCAGCAGACCAAGATGACCAAG AAAGGCTTCACTCCACTCCACGTGGCCTCCAAGTACGGCAAGGTGGATGTAGCAGAGTTGTTACTGGAGAGAGGTGCTAACCCGAATGCTGCTGGGAAG AATGGTCTGACTCCGCTGCACGTTGCTGTACATCACAACAACTTGGATGTAGTTAACTTACTTGTCAGCAAGGGAGGGTCACCACATAGTGCTGCCAGG AACGGCTACACCGCCCTCCATATAGCGTCTAAGCAGAACCAGGTGGAGGTGGCTAACAGCCTGCTGCAGTACGGAGCTTCGGCCAATGCTGAGTCACTGCAGGGAGTCACACCTCTCCACCTGGCCTCGCAGGAAGGAAGGCCCGACATGGTCTCCCTGCTCATTTCCAAACAGGCCAACGTCAACCTCGGCAACAAG AGTGGATTAACCCCCCTCCACCTGGTGGCACAGGAGGGACACGTTGGCATCGCTGATATCTTGGTGAAGCAAGGAGCTTCGGTCTATGCTGCCACACGG ATGGGTTACACCCCTCTCCATGTAGCGTGTCACTATGGCAACATCAAGATGGTGAAGTTCCTCCTGCAGCAACAGGCCAACGTCAACAGCAAAACGAGG ctcGGCTACACTCCCCTGCACCAGGCAGCCCAGCAGGGACACACAGACATTGTGACCCTGCTGCTGAAGCATGGTGCCCAGCCCAACGAGACCACTACA CATGGTACTTCAGCCCTGGCCATCGCTAAGAGGTTGGGCTACATCTCTGTCATTGACGTCCTGAAGCTCGTCACTGAGGAGACCGTTTCCATG ACGACGACAGAGAAACATCGCATGAGTTTCCCAGAAACAGTGGATGAGATACTGGACGTGTCTGAGGATGAAG GAATTGCACAGCTTACATTAG GAGAGGAGCTCTTGGGGACAGAAGGGGCCAGGTACATGAAGATGGATGACATGAAAGACCATGATGACGATTTCCTCTCCCCCAAGAAATCACTGGAGTACGAGAGAGGGCTGGGCACAGC AAATTACTCGCCGGCCATTCCCAGGATCCCTCGCGTCTCTCCAGAGACCATCATCCTGAAAGAACATGAAATGGATCAG CAACACACTCCACTTCCTCTCCCCAAAGAATATGACGAGGACTCACTGATTCCCAGCAGCCCGGCAACCGAGACGTCAGACAATGTCAGCCCAGTCGCCAGTCCCATACACACAGG GTTCCTGGTCAGCTTTATGGTGGATGCTCGGGGCGGCTCAATGCGAGGCAGCAGGCATAATGGTCTGCGTGTCATCATACCTCCACGGACGTGTGCGGCACCCACCCGGATTACCTGCCGCCTGGTGAAGCCGCAGAAGCTGACCAGCCCCCCTCCTctggtggagggagaggggcTGGCCAGCAGGATCATATCCCTGGGTCCAGCTGGCATGCAGTTTCTGGG ACCAGTGATTGTGGAGATCCCTCACTTTGCTGCTCTGGGTCACGGTGACCGAGAGCTTGTAATTCTGAGGAGTGAGAACGGCTCAGTCTGGAAGGAACACCGCAATCGTTACGGTGACGAGGTGCTGGAGACAATCCTCAACGGGATGGATGAGG ACTTGGAAAGTCAAGAGGAGCTCGGGAAGAAGCGAATCCGCCGCATCATCTCCACCGACTTCCCGCTTTACTTTGCTGTGGTGTCGCGGGTCCAACAAGAAAGTGACCTGATTGGTCCAGAGGGAGGTTCGCTGACAAGTAAACTGGTGCCGATGGTCCAGGCCTCGTTTCCCGAGACGGCAGTCACCAAGCGAGTCCGTCTGGGGCTGCAG GCTCAGCCAGTTCCAGATGAGCTGGTTGCAAAGCTGCTGGGCAACCAAGCGAACTTTAGCCCCGTGGTCACCGTGGAGCCGCGGCGGCGCAAGTTTCACCGACCCATTGGGCTACGTATACCTCTGCCCCCGTCCTGGAGGGAGAGTCCCAGAGACTCCGGGGAGGGCGACACCACCAGTCTGCGTCTGCTCTGCTCCGTCATAG GTGGTACAGCCCCAGCCCAGTGGGAGGACATCACTGGTACCACCAAGCTCGTCTATGCTAACGAATGTGCCAGTTTCACTACCAATGTCTCTGCACG TTTCTGGCTCGCAGACTGTCCTCGGACAGCCGAGGCCGTCTCCTTTGCCAACCTGCTGTACAAAGAGCTGTCAGCTGTGCCCTACATGGCCAAGTTTGTGGTGTTTGCAAAGATGAACGAGCTGCGCGAGGGCCGTCTGCGGTGCTACTGCATGACCGACGACAAGATGGACAAAACCCTGGAGCAACATGAGAACTTCACGGAGGTGGCTCGCAGCAGAGACATAGAG GTGATGGAGGGAATGCCGCTCCACCTGGAATGTTCAGGGAATCTCGTGCCAGTGAGGAAGGCCACCCAGCAGCCGCGCTGCTTTAGCTTCCAGGCCTTCAGGGATAACCGACTTCCCGTCTCTGTTAAG GTGAGAGACAGCAGTAAAGAGCCCACTGGATTTTTGTCTTTCCTGCGCAAGACCACCAAGTATGAGGACAGCCAGCATGTGCTCTGCAACCTAAACATCACCATGCCTCCGTGTATCAAG ATCATTGGGAGTGAAGACCGGAGGCGAACTCTGACCCCGCTGGCTTTAAGGGAAAGATACAGCGCCCTAAATGAGCCTGCTATGG CGTCGATGAGCGCCATGGAAAGGACAGAGCTGAAGATGGCTGTGATTGCAGAGCAGCTGGGACTGAGCTGGGCCG AGTTGGCTCGCGAGCTTCAGCTCAGTGTGGATGACATCAATAAGATCCGTGTGGAGAATCCAAACTCCCTGCTGGAGCAGAGCTCTGCTTTGCTTAACCTGTGGGCAACTCGCGAGGGCAAGAGGGCCAAGA TGGAGAGCCTCTACACAGCTCTGAAGAGCATTGACCGTATGGACATCATCAACATGTTGGAGGGCCAGCCGCCTCAGCCCGTGAGACAAGGCTCCCGCGATATGAGCAGACGTCGGAACAATGAAAGAGACCACCTTTCCCCTGGTATGACCAATG